A genomic window from Punica granatum isolate Tunisia-2019 chromosome 2, ASM765513v2, whole genome shotgun sequence includes:
- the LOC116196798 gene encoding pentatricopeptide repeat-containing protein At4g31070, mitochondrial: MKSTLSREVKRLVSNGFYSAALELYKLHIHPSAFLANTSILPSVIRACASAPSTHYPFGLQLHCVALKSGSTSDAVVSNSIISMYSKFSRPEPARRVFDEMPSRDPITRNALINCYLQNGCLRGSLEALREMCLHGFFPRPELVAGIVSACGRSGNIRLGKQIHARILFDPRSEGSVLLSTALFHMYLRCHDSWTGFRLFDRMPTKNEVSWTALVSGCISNNEYEMAISCLREMQDRGLSPNRVTLICLLQACPGLASLQLGKEIHGYAIRHGFDSEDHFSAALLHMYCECGEGVNRSRAVFNSYKSKDVVSWSSMIRSYARTGEADSAIELFSHMRIEGVGPNSVTLLAVISACTAMSSLILGQSVHGYLIKSGLNTQEFVENSLIDMYCKCGCLQASCQIFNEMAEPDLVSWSALIAAYGLHGHGQVALELFHEMKDRSIEPDGVTLLSALSACNHAGFAEEGQKLFKDAVKENKIPINSEHYSCFVDLLGKSGQLTDACEVIKTMPVKPTLKVWTSLVSACKAQGRLDIAEKLVHQLIKAEPKNPSNNTLLSMVRAERSDWAGVEDVRRLMRGQGPQKHSGISRIDLLVM, from the coding sequence ATGAAATCAACCCTGAGCAGAGAGGTCAAACGGCTAGTCTCCAATGGCTTCTACTCCGCGGCACTTGAACTGTACAAGCTCCACATCCACCCTTCCGCTTTCCTTGCCAACACCTCCATCCTCCCCTCGGTCATCCGAGCATGCGCTTCCGCTCCGTCGACCCACTACCCCTTCGGCCTCCAGCTCCATTGCGTCGCCCTCAAGTCCGGGTCCACCTCGGACGCGGTCGTGTCCAACTCCATCATCTCCATGTACTCCAAGTTCtcgaggccggagcccgctCGACGGGTGTTTGACGAAATGCCCAGCAGAGACCCCATCACCCGGAACGCCTTGATTAACTGCTACCTCCAAAACGGGTGCTTGCGGGGATCGTTGGAGGCGTTGAGAGAGATGTGCCTGCACGGTTTCTTCCCGAGGCCGGAGCTGGTCGCTGGGATAGTGTCTGCTTGTGGGCGGTCCGGGAACATAAGGCTCGGGAAACAGATTCATGCTCGCATTCTGTTTGACCCGAGAAGCGAAGGCTCGGTATTGCTGTCCACTGCCCTCTTTCACATGTACTTGAGGTGCCATGATTCTTGGACAGGGTTCCGCCTCTTTGATCGGATGCCCACGAAGAATGAAGTTTCTTGGACGGCCTTGGTCTCTGGGTGCATCAGTAACAACGAATACGAAATGGCCATCAGTTGCCTTCGGGAGATGCAGGATCGAGGGTTGAGTCCAAACAGGGTGACACTGATCTGTCTGTTGCAAGCCTGTCCTGGGCTGGCTTCTCTCCAGCTTGGGAAGGAGATCCATGGGTACGCCATCCGTCACGGGTTCGACTCCGAAGATCACTTCTCAGCAGCTCTACTTCACATGTACTGTGAGTGTGGGGAAGGAGTGAATCGTTCTAGGGCAGTCTTCAATAGTTACAAGTCTAAGGATGTTGTGTCTTGGAGTTCGATGATTCGGAGCTACGCTCGGACAGGAGAAGCAGACAGTGCCATAGAACTATTCAGCCACATGCGAATAGAAGGCGTTGGACCAAACTCTGTGACCCTTTTAGCGGTTATCTCTGCCTGCACGGCTATGTCTTCCCTGATTCTTGGGCAATCGGTCCATGGGTATCTAATAAAATCTGGCTTAAATACACAAGAATTTGTTGAGAATTCCCTCATCGATATGTACTGCAAATGTGGATGCCTCCAAGCTTCCTGTCAAATCTTCAATGAAATGGCGGAGCCCGACTTGGTGTCGTGGAGTGCCCTAATTGCCGCTTACGGCCTTCATGGTCACGGACAAGTAGCTTTGGAGCTATTCCATGAGATGAAAGACAGAAGCATAGAGCCCGATGGGGTCACTTTGCTTTCGGCGCTGTCTGCTTGCAACCATGCAGGCTTTGCTGAGGAAGGGCAAAAGCTGTTCAAAGATGCAGTCAAAGAGAATAAGATCCCGATAAACTCAGAGCATTATTCTTGCTTTGTCGACCTTCTAGGAAAGTCAGGACAGCTGACAGACGCTTGTGAAGTCATAAAAACAATGCCAGTGAAACCAACCTTGAAAGTTTGGACGTCTCTGGTATCGGCCTGTAAGGCTCAGGGAAGACTGGACATTGCGGAAAAGCTGGTGCATCAGCTCATCAAAGCTGAGCCCAAGAACCCATCCAACAATACCTTGTTGAGCATGGTGCGTGCAGAACGGAGTGACTGGGCCGGAGTGGAGGATGTGAGAAGACTCATGAGAGGCCAAGGGCCTCAAAAGCACTCCGGGATAAGCCGGATTGATCTTTTGGTGATGTAG
- the LOC116197684 gene encoding uncharacterized protein LOC116197684: MENGGEEKQVTTSYRYWVREAAGDAAPLPVPKKLSPDEIAPPQSQTPNLGSVWNKAGTWEEKNLNNWAADRIKELLGCIGSLDFPAGKAQIAEVTKCTGDAFLVTVRNKKRVGYTYELTLKVEGEWTIREEKKTVKGHVDIPEFSFGELDDLQAEVRLSEEKDLLQQDKLMIKKDLKHFLKPVREKLSQFEEELKDR, encoded by the exons ATGGAGAATGGAGGGGAGGAGAAGCAAGTGACCACGTCGTACAGGTACTGGGTCAGGGAAGCCGCCGGGGACGCGGCCCCTCTCCCCGTCCCCAAGAAGCTCTCCCCCGATGAAATTGCCCCTCCCCAGTCTCAGACCCCCAACCTCGGCTCCGTCTGGAATAAG GCCGGAACTTGGGAGGAGAAGAACCTTAATAATTGGGCAGCCGATAGGATCAAG GAGCTGCTCGGGTGCATCGGATCCCTGGATTTTCCGGCTGGAAAAGCTCAAATAGCTGAAGTAACCAAATGTACTGGAGAT GCATTCTTGGTAACTGTACGAAACAAGAAACGTGTTGGATACACCTATGAACTAACACTAAAAGTTGAAG GGGAATGGACCATCAGGGAGGAGAAAAAGACGGTCAAGGGGCACGTAGATATTCCAGAATTCTCATTCGGTGAACTGGATGACCTGCAG GCAGAGGTGAGATTAAGCGAAGAGAAGGATCTCCTGCAACAGGATAAGCTGATGATAAAGAAGGATCTGAAGCACTTCTTGAAGCCTGTACGTGAGAAGTTGTCTCAGTTCGAGGAGGAGCTTAAAGATAGATAG